One region of Dehalococcoidia bacterium genomic DNA includes:
- a CDS encoding type II secretion system protein, whose translation MIKKLCQNQKGMTLLELLMVIALVGVLSIALGSISYSVIYRTEGNSAHVAAASGIENAASRIARDGQSAQNTNLVPGAAAVSSITLNWMDPITGDFHAVLYFLSGSDLRRRESINSVVQTETTVTKYFTGAGFSQPVNETRLFKVTLTSSGGSPTVNETREYHVTLRAMG comes from the coding sequence ATGATCAAGAAGCTATGCCAGAACCAAAAAGGAATGACTCTCCTGGAACTATTGATGGTCATTGCCCTGGTTGGGGTACTCAGCATCGCCCTTGGCTCGATCAGCTACAGCGTGATCTACCGTACCGAGGGGAATAGCGCTCACGTGGCTGCCGCCTCCGGCATCGAGAATGCGGCCAGCCGGATTGCCCGCGATGGGCAGAGTGCTCAGAACACCAACCTCGTCCCCGGCGCTGCGGCAGTCAGCAGTATTACCCTGAACTGGATGGACCCGATTACGGGAGATTTCCATGCCGTTCTCTATTTCTTATCAGGGAGTGACCTCCGGCGCCGCGAATCCATTAACAGCGTGGTGCAGACTGAGACGACAGTGACTAAATATTTCACCGGTGCCGGCTTTTCTCAGCCGGTGAATGAAACGCGTTTGTTCAAAGTGACCTTGACCTCATCAGGCGGAAGCCCTACGGTGAACGAAACGAGGGAGTATCATGTTACGCTCAGGGCGATGGGTTAG